A region from the Flavobacterium enshiense genome encodes:
- a CDS encoding reprolysin-like metallopeptidase, translated as MKRLICAALLFTVTYYGIAQSKDALWKKSNTKETAGRITQSNLPQKNIFDLDLPTMKKMLAKSPKRDASNITSNTIISLPNGQGKLENFKVYENSVMAPELAAKYPEIKSYVAVGIDNPNARVYLSSSPLGFKSMTIYPNKETVYIEPINNSTNNYTVYRTTDHVEDLEKFDCGVDHSAESNYSSSNTFVARGADDAKLRTYRLAVSCTGEYAAYFGGTKALALAGITNTLTRVNGIFERDFGVRLVLVANNDAILYTNATTDPYSTKAYIPNELQTNLNTTIGDVNYDLGHLFDSVIGGGNSGCIGCIGVTNYKGKAYTSTLYVPEGDQFDVEIAAHELAHQLGAKHTFTYVTENSNTAQMEPGSGSTIMSYAGKTVKDIQAYSDDYFHAISIQQVTDNLKTKTCGTITNTSNAVPVVNAGLDYTIPKGTPFVLTGAATDGNTNDILTYSWEQMDLGSATTTVPTNTATSGAIFRSYPPTTSATRYFPNMNTILTGETSTAGRYITSETLPGVARTLNFRLTVRDNRAGGGSNNTDDVVLTVDGAAGPFTVDTQNTAVSYAAGTSQTINWTVAGTNANGVNCANVDILLSTDGGQTFPIALLTGTPNDGSQSVVIPNMPGTTNRIMVKGSNHIFFDVNNANFTITGSADTAAPTASTLWASGTTASSTNLTWTAANDNVGVTGYDVYQNGVLKTTTTATSLAVTSLSSSTTYNFHVKAKDAAGNVSSASNTANVTTLAPADTTAPTASTLSASGTTASSTNLTWTAATDNVGVTGYNVYQNGVLKTTVTGTSLAVSGLTASTAYNFYVTAKDAAGNVSTTSNIVNVTTSAPTDTTAPTASTLSASGTTASSTNLSWTAASDNVGVTGYNVYQNGVLKTTTTATSLAVSGLSASTAYNFYVTAKDAAGNVSSASNTVSVTTSALTDTAAPTASTLSATGTTTSSTNLSWTVASDNVGVTGYNVYQNGVLKTTVTGTTLAVSGMSASTAYNFYVTAIDAAGNVSTASNTVNVTALGTSITYCNSSASTSREYINRVQLGSINNLSGNNNGYGNYTTQSTSLSTGSTASITITPGWNGMSANEAYCVWIDFNKDGNFGSNELIFSKSKTKSTSVSGNFIIPSTAVTGATRMRVSMKYNGLPTACEVFTNGEVEDYTVTIVSGAFVKNANEINDESVAVTKGELGTLSLKLYPNPVKDGTLYFSGIESNASYKIFNLTGQQVAYGDTNNNSIKVDTLPSGIYIIEISDSRSVGTKRFIKE; from the coding sequence ATGAAAAGATTGATATGTGCTGCCCTATTATTTACCGTTACTTACTACGGAATCGCTCAAAGTAAAGATGCTTTATGGAAAAAGAGTAATACAAAAGAAACCGCAGGTAGAATTACTCAATCTAACTTACCACAAAAAAATATTTTCGATTTAGATTTACCTACTATGAAAAAGATGTTGGCCAAATCTCCTAAAAGAGATGCTTCCAACATTACTTCTAATACAATCATTTCATTACCAAACGGACAAGGCAAATTGGAAAACTTTAAAGTTTACGAAAACTCCGTTATGGCTCCGGAACTGGCAGCCAAATACCCGGAAATCAAATCCTATGTAGCTGTTGGTATAGACAACCCAAATGCACGCGTTTACTTGAGCAGTTCGCCATTAGGATTTAAATCTATGACTATCTATCCCAATAAGGAAACAGTTTATATTGAGCCTATTAATAACAGCACTAACAACTATACTGTTTATAGAACTACAGATCATGTAGAAGATTTAGAAAAATTCGACTGCGGTGTAGATCATTCAGCCGAAAGCAACTATAGCTCTTCTAATACTTTTGTTGCACGTGGCGCAGATGATGCTAAATTACGCACATATAGATTAGCTGTTTCTTGTACTGGAGAATATGCCGCTTATTTTGGCGGCACCAAAGCTTTGGCTTTAGCCGGTATAACAAACACACTTACTCGTGTAAATGGTATTTTCGAAAGAGATTTCGGCGTGCGTTTGGTACTTGTTGCTAACAATGATGCGATCCTTTATACAAATGCTACGACGGATCCTTATTCAACAAAAGCGTATATCCCAAACGAGTTACAAACTAATTTAAATACAACCATTGGTGATGTTAATTATGATTTAGGTCATTTATTCGATTCTGTGATTGGTGGTGGAAATTCTGGCTGTATCGGTTGTATAGGTGTGACTAATTACAAAGGCAAAGCATACACATCAACACTATATGTTCCAGAAGGTGATCAATTTGATGTAGAAATAGCAGCACATGAATTAGCACATCAATTAGGTGCAAAACACACATTTACTTATGTGACTGAAAACAGTAATACAGCACAAATGGAGCCTGGTAGTGGTTCGACAATCATGAGCTATGCAGGTAAAACAGTGAAAGACATCCAAGCATACTCTGATGATTATTTTCATGCTATCAGTATCCAACAAGTTACCGATAATTTAAAAACAAAAACTTGCGGCACAATTACCAATACAAGTAATGCTGTGCCAGTGGTTAATGCGGGATTAGACTACACTATCCCTAAAGGCACTCCTTTCGTGTTAACCGGTGCTGCTACAGACGGAAACACAAATGACATATTAACGTACTCATGGGAACAAATGGATTTAGGTAGTGCTACTACTACAGTTCCTACAAATACCGCTACAAGTGGGGCTATTTTCAGATCATACCCGCCTACTACTTCTGCTACCAGATATTTTCCAAATATGAATACAATTTTGACAGGGGAAACAAGTACAGCTGGTAGATATATAACTTCAGAAACTTTACCTGGTGTTGCAAGAACATTAAACTTCCGTTTAACCGTTCGTGATAACAGAGCGGGAGGTGGTTCCAACAATACCGATGATGTTGTTTTGACCGTGGATGGTGCAGCTGGACCTTTTACTGTTGACACTCAAAATACCGCTGTATCATATGCCGCTGGCACCTCTCAAACCATTAACTGGACTGTTGCAGGAACTAATGCCAATGGTGTAAACTGTGCTAATGTAGATATTTTATTATCAACCGATGGTGGACAAACGTTCCCAATTGCTTTACTTACAGGAACTCCAAATGACGGTTCACAAAGCGTAGTAATTCCAAATATGCCAGGAACTACAAACAGAATTATGGTTAAAGGAAGCAACCACATTTTCTTTGATGTAAACAATGCTAACTTCACTATTACCGGTTCTGCAGATACTGCTGCTCCGACAGCTTCAACGCTTTGGGCTTCAGGAACTACTGCTTCAAGCACTAATCTGACTTGGACTGCGGCTAATGATAATGTAGGCGTAACAGGATACGATGTATATCAAAACGGTGTATTGAAAACAACAACTACTGCTACATCGTTGGCTGTAACGAGTCTATCGTCTTCTACAACCTATAACTTTCACGTAAAAGCAAAAGATGCGGCCGGAAACGTATCTTCTGCAAGTAACACGGCAAACGTGACTACACTTGCTCCGGCAGATACCACTGCTCCGACAGCTTCAACACTTTCTGCTTCGGGAACCACTGCTTCAAGCACTAACCTGACTTGGACTGCGGCTACTGATAACGTAGGTGTTACCGGTTATAACGTATATCAAAACGGTGTGTTGAAAACAACCGTTACTGGCACATCATTAGCTGTTTCTGGTTTGACTGCTTCAACAGCTTACAACTTCTATGTTACGGCAAAAGATGCAGCTGGAAACGTATCAACTACAAGTAACATTGTAAATGTAACCACATCTGCTCCGACAGATACCACTGCTCCCACAGCTTCAACGCTTTCTGCTTCGGGAACTACAGCTTCAAGCACTAATCTGTCTTGGACTGCCGCTTCTGATAACGTAGGTGTTACTGGTTATAATGTATATCAAAACGGAGTATTGAAAACAACAACTACTGCGACTTCATTGGCTGTTTCTGGTTTATCTGCTTCAACAGCTTACAATTTCTATGTAACCGCTAAAGATGCAGCTGGAAACGTATCTTCTGCAAGTAATACAGTAAGCGTGACTACGTCTGCTTTAACTGATACTGCAGCGCCGACAGCTTCGACACTTTCTGCTACGGGAACTACGACTTCAAGCACCAATCTGTCTTGGACTGTCGCTTCTGATAATGTCGGCGTTACCGGTTATAATGTATATCAAAACGGTGTGTTGAAAACAACCGTGACTGGAACTACATTAGCTGTTTCTGGTATGTCTGCTTCTACAGCTTACAATTTCTATGTAACCGCTATAGATGCAGCTGGAAATGTGTCAACGGCAAGTAACACTGTGAATGTAACTGCATTGGGTACAAGTATTACTTATTGTAATTCATCAGCAAGCACATCCAGAGAATATATAAACCGCGTTCAATTGGGATCAATTAACAATCTTTCAGGAAACAACAACGGATACGGTAATTACACAACACAATCAACCAGTTTATCAACAGGTTCTACAGCTTCAATTACTATTACTCCTGGATGGAATGGTATGTCGGCAAATGAAGCATATTGCGTTTGGATTGATTTTAACAAAGATGGAAATTTTGGTTCGAATGAACTTATTTTCAGTAAGTCAAAAACAAAATCTACTTCTGTAAGCGGTAACTTTATCATTCCGTCTACAGCAGTAACTGGAGCCACTAGAATGAGAGTTTCAATGAAATACAATGGTTTACCGACTGCCTGTGAAGTATTTACTAACGGCGAAGTGGAAGATTATACTGTTACTATTGTTAGTGGTGCTTTTGTTAAAAATGCCAACGAAATTAATGATGAATCTGTAGCGGTTACTAAAGGAGAACTTGGCACGCTGTCATTGAAATTGTATCCGAATCCGGTAAAAGATGGAACATTATATTTCTCAGGTATCGAAAGCAATGCTTCATACAAAATCTTTAATTTGACTGGACAACAGGTAGCCTATGGCGACACCAACAACAATTCCATTAAGGTAGACACGCTGCCTTCGGGAATTTATATTATAGAAATCTCTGACAGCAGATCGGTTGGTACAAAACGATTTATTAAAGAATAA